The following proteins are co-located in the Solanum pennellii chromosome 1, SPENNV200 genome:
- the LOC107016477 gene encoding E3 ubiquitin-protein ligase PUB24-like translates to MEDVEIPEYFICPISLQIMKDPVTIVTGITYDRDSIECWLSKNPNSNAICPVTKLHVSRDSNLTPNHTLRRLIQSWCVSNGFNVVDQVLTPTKPPLSKCYVLNLVLDLSVPRTENIKTLEKLEMLAKENNERNNTYMVEVGVHEALINFLIQCYMKCDTNGLEKALSTLSLIWDSFPSCHENNKVENREEILIDSITWALGLERNMQNHATIKNHAMSLLRSIIGKANSSTLDRLKPQLFEKIIRVLRESGSNTTTIAQKGVDNALHVILNTSHSGKNRNIMIQSRAIFELIELEINFSSNKKTKELIFEILFNLCSCADGRAQLLSHAAGIAMITKRILKVSPIVDEKAIMILCLITKYSATSGVLQEMLKVKSVSKICTVIQANCASHVKDKAREILRNHFDFWKNSPCVEVVTLTRYA, encoded by the coding sequence ATGGAAGATGTTGAAATTCCGGAGTATTTTATATGTCCAATTTCTCTACAAATCATGAAAGATCCTGTAACGATCGTTACTGGTATTACGTATGATCGCGATAGTATCGAATGTTGGCTTTCCAAAAACCCTAATAGTAACGCCATTTGTCCGGTCACGAAGCTACACGTGTCACGAGATTCAAACCTAACACCAAACCACACTCTCCGTCGTTTGATTCAATCGTGGTGTGTATCGAATGGATTCAACGTTGTTGATCAAGTCTTGACTCCGACTAAGCCTCCGTTAAGCAAATGCTACGTCCTCAACCTCGTTCTTGATCTCTCCGTCCCCAGGACGGAGAATATCAAGACGTTAGAGAAGTTGGAGATGTTAGCTAAGGAGAATAATGAGAGAAACAACACATACATGGTTGAAGTTGGAGTTCATGAAGCCCTAATTAACTTCTTGATCCAATGTTACATGAAATGTGACACTAATGGCCTTGAAAAAGCCCTTAGTACACTTTCATTAATTTGGGATTCTTTTCCATCTTgtcatgaaaataataaagtCGAAAATCGCGAAGAGATATTAATAGATTCAATCACATGGGCGTTAGGTCTTGAACGCAACATGCAAAACCATGCAACGATCAAGAACCACGCGATGAGCCTTTTGAGATCTATCATTGGGAAGGCAAATTCAAGCACATTGGATAGACTAAAACCCCAATTATTCGAGAAAATAATTAGGGTTTTACGCGAGAGTGGTAGTAATACTACCACCATCGCACAAAAAGGAGTTGACAACGCTTTACATGTCATCCTAAACACTAGTCATTCGGGCAAGAACCGGAACATTATGATTCAATCAAGGGCAATTTTCGAGCTCATCGAGCTCGAAatcaatttttcatcaaataaaaagacTAAAGAGcttatttttgagatattattcaatttatgCTCTTGTGCTGATGGTAGGGCACAACTTTTAAGTCATGCTGCTGGAATTGCTATGATTACAAAGAGGATTTTAAAGGTTTCTCCAATTGTAGATGAAAAGGCCATAATGATTCTTTGTTTGATTACAAAATATTCAGCAACAAGTGGAGTTCTTCAAGAAATGTTGAAAGTCAAAAGTGTATCAAAGATTTGTACTGTGATACAAGCTAATTGTGCTTCACATGTAAAGGATAAAGCAAGGGAAATATTAAGAAATCATTTTGATTTTTGGAAGAATTCACCTTGTGTTGAAGTTGTCACCTTAACAAGGTATGCTTAG